tcagaagaaatggaaaagaaagggaaagaagaaggatacGGAGCTGATTGTGAAACATTGCAAAATCCATCTGACAAGACGGCATGCaagtatttgcatgccggcttagAAGCACTTTACAAGGCGCCCGACGCGTCGGCGCCGCAGGCGCCGCCGGCAGGCGGCGCCGCCGACCTCTTaaagaacaacccatcgtttagacaaacgatgggttgttttttacttcatgcttatgcaaaacacatgaaagaaaaagcaacttgTCTTATTGATCAAGGAATACAGAAGGCATTCGCACTTGGGGAGAATCTGAGTAAGAGTGGTACTAATTGTAGTAGCGGAAAATGTATTCCATGCCAATGGCAGAAAGAAGACAGTAAATGGGAATGTTGCCTTGAGAGCATTACCATAGACAGCACAAATGGCGAAATGAAAAGTGCAAAGGACAAAGTAAACGCTGTTCTGAAGGACGACAAGACAAATATGGATGCAATGGCGAAGCAAATAAATACTGTAACAGACTTATGTGACCAATTCAAATGTGTAGCTAATAGGTGGttaaaagagaagaaggcgAGGTCAACTGATTTGGTAAGGACATAACCATGGATCACATgtacacttacatatacatatatgtatatatgtacatatatatatatactatgtatatgtgtatatgtatatatatacatatatgtataggtatgtatgtacgtatatacatatgcatttatgcatatatatatatatatatatatatatatacttataggATAGGGTGCGGAGTACAGTCACAAGTCAAATCACCGACCTGAGCAAGGCCCTGAAGGACGCCACTTCTgagaagaacagaaaaaactATGAGCAGTACTGCAGCAATATCATGGGGCAGAATGGAAAGGCTGCTGATAAGGATGCTTGCATCCTcatagcagcaggattacAAAATCTCTACAAAAATGCCGAGGACGACGTTGACAAATCATTAGGAAGAGCGATGAAATGTGTTCTATTAAATGCAGTAGCA
Above is a genomic segment from Plasmodium knowlesi strain H genome assembly, contig: PKNH_00_58, whole genome shotgun sequence containing:
- a CDS encoding SICAvar, type I (fragment) gives rise to the protein GGGRKGKQHTHIPTSSFHLFTAEVCIKENSGEDKLCNRLDCMKHLWTKADPSAANAGSNNDTFWTKDVQDLWKEVSEEMEKKGKEEGYGADCETLQNPSDKTACKYLHAGLEALYKAPDASAPQAPPAGGAADLLKNNPSFRQTMGCFLLHAYAKHMKEKATCLIDQGIQKAFALGENLSKSGTNCSSGKCIPCQWQKEDSKWECCLESITIDSTNGEMKSAKDKVNAVLKDDKTNMDAMAKQINTVTDLCDQFKCVANRWLKEKKARSTDLDRVRSTVTSQITDLSKALKDATSEKNRKNYEQYCSNIMGQNGKAADKDACILIAAGLQNLYKNAEDDVDKSLGRAMKCVLLNAVADKMEKELPCKEERSVVNGINKAFENSEAIKNRSGGCHNNDKCFKCERFTNYEGCKIKTNDNGELQLKNEIDLRLKEDNLANNSSLLKSSLIKTI